The genomic segment cttgacaactgttttggtaaattacaaatgttttatggtttaagaaagaaattgaaaaccttatgaaatggtttgtgattagTTGTTTAAACtcgcctccattttactcgcctttagatatttatgataatgtctgtttactcattgggattgcaaaatctcacccacctcattttcaaacatttcaggcctgtggtagcttgtagatattcgattttgtcgaggattccagttgacccctctatcccacagacagtaggttactatcaccaatacttggtgtatttatgggccacttgtcattgtaattattattgtacattataactttgtaaattattgtatgtataaatttattttattctcacgctacaaaaattatttatgtatagttctataaaaattgtttaataagaaaatgaaatatattatcaaatatttttatttagtttaattagccaacttttcactctaaatgaatgatttagattacaaaaatttatttttaatcggcATCGAATATttttctaccatacgttgtatctttatcaggtttcgaaattttttgataaaaatgatcaaaatacacCTATGtagcgaaaattttattttgattgttttcgatctaaaatagtttatattttcttaaaattcgatatttaacaacgattgctcacaggaaatgCAAAAAATTGATTCGttagccttgcggggttccgattggcatttcggataatgagtgtcaatcgggacgtcgcggcggttgtcatgggcccgagggaggttccgggtcgtgacatgaaCCAAGTTCTTACCAAGATGCAGTAAATCATTCTCATTGGAAAGAAGCCATGAATGTTGAACTTAAAGCTTTGGAAGATAATATGACATGGAGTATAGTTCCATTGCTTCCAAATTCTCATGCAATTGGATGCAAGTGGGTGTATAAAGTGAAATTAAAGGCAAATGGAGACATAGAGAGATACAAGGCTCGGTTGGTAGCAAAAGGCTATAACCAAGTTGAAGGTTTTGATTTTCAAGAGACCTATAGCCCAGTAGCCAAGCAGACATCAGTAAAAGTCTTCTTTGTTATTGCAACAATGTGTAATTGGACATTATCTCAACTTGATGTCAATAATGCACTCTTGAATGGAGACCTAGAAGAAGAAGTATACATGGAGTTGCCACAAGGATATGACATCAAGGGGGAGTATCCAGCTAAAGGCAAAATGGTTTGTAGACTCCATAAGTCCATATACGGATTGAAGCAGGCATCTAGACAATGGAATGCCAAAACTTACAGCTTCCGTTTTAAGATATGGATTTAAACAGTCCATGTCAGATTATTCATTATTCACAATGAAGAAGGAATATGGGAGTTTTACTACTTTATtggtttatgttgatgacatcaTAGTTGGAAGCACATCCACCAAGGCATCGGATGATGTAAAACAGTATCTGAAATCACAATTCAAATTGAAGGATCTAAGAAATGTTAAATACTTTTTAGGCCTTGAGATTGATCAGTCAGCTAAGGGAATATCCATTTGCCAAAGAAAGTATATACTTGATCTCTTAGAAGAACAAGGATTACTTGGATGCAAACCAATGTCAACGCCTATTGACTACAATCACAAGTTAAGTAAGGCTGAAAAGGAGGAGCAGTTAGTTAATCCCACAAGTTACAGACAGCTAGTTGGGAAACTTCTATACTTGACATTCACCAGACCAAAGATCTCATATGCAGTTCAAGTCCTTTCATAGTTCATGGATAAACCAGGAAACCAGCATCTCATAGCAGCACACAGAGTGTTGAAATATCTCAAAGGGTCACCAGGCCAGGGGATCTTAATGAAAACAGGAACAAAGCCAGTAATTTCAGCATACTCTGACAGTGACTAGGCAGGATGCCCAGATACTCGAAAGTCAATAACAGGATACTGCATTTTTATTGGGGTATCATTGATAAGTAggaaatcaaagaaacaaCAGGTGGTGGCTAGAAGTTCAACAGAAGCTGAATATAGATCGATGGCAACTGCATGCTGTGAAGTGATCTGGTTAAAGGTCCTACTTGCAGATCTTGATGTAAGACATGAAGAATCAGTAAGTTTCTATTGTGACAATCAATCAGCATTGAATATCTGCAAGAATCCAATATTCCATGAACAAATGAAGCATATAGAGATGGATTGCCATTTCATCCGGGAGAAGGTTTTGACTGGAATTATCAAGCCGTTACACATCTCAACCAAACTTCAACTTGCAGATTTATTTACAAAGGCACTACAACCAAAACAATTTAACAGCTTGATGAGCAAGATGAATGTTATCAATAATCACAATCCATCTTGAGGGGGAGTATTAGCTGAACAATGTGAATAAATAAGCTCAAGAGAATAAACAGAAAAGAAGGAGACAGAGACTCGAATCTGCAAATGGATGGGCAAAGAAGGTAGAGTCAAATGCATCGTATtaagaagaaataaattagAGAAGCAAAACGCAACGATTTGCTATTTACCAGTCATACCACAAGTTACTGTTAAAGAGTTACCTttactcattatttttaaatgttaGTTAGTTAGTTGATACAGATTAGTTAattgcttttctttcttttattcccTGATTAGTTACAAGGCTGTATATAAAACTCACTGTACCCTGATTTTTCCTTAATGAGAAATGCATATAACATTCTCTCGTTTTTGTCTGTGCCTCTATGCCGCTTGCCTCATCAATTTTGTCAGAATCAAAGGGACAAAGACAAGCTATGTACTTATGATAACAAATAgataaaagagcaaaaatcTTGTGCCAATATttcgtcttcttcttctccaatcTTTAATCTTGTTTATGCTTTAATTGATTTACCAAGTTGAACAAGACTTTCCACACATAATCTCCACAAGAAaagttttaacatttttcaattaaggaAGGTCGACCTTTTCAAACTGATTCTCTTTTAGGTCATACCATAAAAGAGATAAGCCTTAGTGGTGTAGTAGAAGTCGGTCACCAGTTCTTGAATAAGCCAGAGCCTCAAAGAGTATACATGAGGCGCCGAAGGTATATTTCCTTGTGTAAAGGGGGTTCTTATGATAGGGAGAGGAAGcgttgcaaacaagtaaaaggaTGTGCCAGAGGCGGCAGAGAGGAAGATTGAAGCAGTTCCTGAAGTACTAAGTGCTGTGGCAGGTGGAAGACAATAAGAAGAGACTTAAAGAGACTTAGAGAGTACAAGataattagagagagaatttagagagagaagctcTCAAGTTGATAATGTGTTAGCTTGGAGGGGGAGAGAAGAGTCCTCCCAAATGAATTGTGAGGCTCTATATATAGTGCTAAAAGTGGCGGTTACATAAAAATAGGCTTTAATGCGCCtaatgaatgacattattatgAAGAATATTAATGAAAGTAACCGTTACTGTAATTGGATGTAGTAAAACTTgttctcaagtaaaggtaataGAAAAGAGGTGTATAAgaataggtacaagagaaGAAGCTGTACGAGAATAGGTACATGAGAATAAGCTGTACATGAATAAGTATACGAGAACAAGATAAAAGGGTGAAACACTTGTACTTCAGGAAAGGGTTAAGAGGAAGATCTCTTAACTACCTTCATATCTGAGCCACCAAGCCAAACTCTCTGAAACATCCCAAGATGAAAGTAACCCATGAACCCAACCACTTATTCTGAGCTACTTTCACTGTCATCCAAGTGAAGCGGTTATTCTATTCAAAGTGGCTGTTCTACTTGTATTAGTTGTTCCATATGGAGTAatactttactttttttaactGTTCTGCTTTAAGTAGTACTTGAAGTAGCACTTCACTTATTCTGCGTGAAGTAGCGCTTCACTTGTTCTAGTTATTCTGCGTGAAGTAACACTTCACTTGTTCTGGTTGTTCTCTGTACAACATTATGTTGTAACATAATTCTTTAGAGTAACAGTATTAACCAAAATCTAGTATCTACACCTTAGAAACTATACAGTATTGTCCAAGACTCTTTCACCCCATAATCCTTCATCATCCATATATTAACTTCGTCGTTGAAACAAGTCGTAATTATACAAAGACATCCTTGTAAAGCCTTTAAACTATAAACTTTTACTTCACTTATAAGTGTATGGTTTCTTGAGTCAATCTCTTGTGCAACTCTTACTATCTTGTAATCGTCATTGATTGAGTCATACCCAAAGCCATAGAAATACCAAATCTCCCCAGATGCACCTGTTACTTTCAACAACTCATCTGGTAAGACTTTGTAATCCCCTGTCGAAATGTTCCACAACTCGATTATCCTATATCTTTTGTTGATTAAGCAGAGTAACCCGTTGCATGAACCAAAAACTTGGATATCTCCATAATCATCATCAGCACCACATCCACTAAGATGCTTCAACGGGTTATTGATTGCTTTGAGGTTTTGGAAATCGATGGAATCAAAATCTACAGAGAGGAGTTTACCGGATTCTACATCTTTAAATATGATGTTGCGATTATTCCTGTTGGTTTCCATAGATTGAGAGATATGGAGTTTGATGAAATAAGGCTCGGTGATGAAGGAACACCATTCCTTTGACACGCTCTTGAAACGAAGAAGACTCGACTGGAAGGAGACTCAATATGCCGCTCACTGCATCCATAGTAATTGTATGGTTTGACATGATTGTAGATAATTTTCCAAGGGCTGCGTACAAAGAATATACAGCACAAGCTTTTAATTACTTCTATATATATACCCTTTTTTTTAGCTAAATCCTATGAGGAATAGGAGATGCAGTCGGTTTAGGTGTAGAagagtgtatatatatactttctTTATCTAAACCCTATAAGGAGTAGGAGATCTCGTTTGATTACGTGTAGAAAATTAGACCTAATTAATAATACTCTTATCTACTATATATCAAATTAACCGCCTTTAATTGTCATGAGTTAGAATTTTATTGTTAGCCAAACACTTTAATTTGCCCcctttcttcaaaaatttatttttattgtaagATATCAAAATTAATCATGGATATTGttcttgtttaaatttaatacaAATAATTGTTTCAGAAAGAAAAACTCCTACAACAAATTATCTAATGATAAAGTTATGAGTCTTGAGCTGAAGCCAGGTGGAAAATCAACCCAATTTGTTTCATCACAATAATTTAACGCTATCAGGAACAGTGATTATTAGATGGGTTGAATCGTTCTTGGGGTTGATCATGTGAGTATCCATGTGAAATTAGCCGCATCCCGGAATTACATTTTCTTTGAACAAAAGCTTGATATTTAAGAGGGAGACGATGGCTGAAAGACATGGAAGGAGTGCGGAACATGACCACCACTATCAGGAGCAATGCAATGTTTTgataacaaagaaaatgaatcgGTTGAGCTACCATCactcaactaaaaacactcaGCACCAGCCTAAACAACCCACTTTATTTCCTCTAATGCACTTCAATTAAGAAGGTGTGTTACTGCTAAAGCAGCTGCATACGATCAAAACATTTACCTCAATGACTCTTTTTACACCTGCCAGGATTTGGAGATGCTTTCACCCAAGCTTGGGGCAAACAAGACAACACAATTATTATGTAAGTGATGGAATAGGATTAACGTTATCAACAACAACTGCTCCTTGACTGATTGTTTATTTCTTTACCATTAGGATCACCGTTCCGGCACAAAACTGAACACAACGGATCCAACAGTCGGAGGTAAGGCCAGAAATTCGACTCTTTGTCCACTAAATTTTGATTGGTTACACAGAATTCTTGCGCCCTCAGAAGTTAGCTAATCCAATATAGAGTTCAGACTACAAATTTGGAGGCTGGAGATTTTGCATCTTCTTTTGTAGCATCTCCTGACACAAATACAAAGCAAAACCAATTGGATTGGAGAtggtatataattttttttttaaaaaaaatccactTTAAAGTGTTTCGCATCTAAGGATTTGTGCGGATCCATCTGGCAACAGACCATTTTTTGGTATTCTGGTAGGAAGAATTTCAATTGAAACATGTCCCAAATAAGATGTCAACACATAtattgaagaatatgtataggaaaaccaaaaaaaaaaaacatatttctatcacaaaaaacaaaaagaaaagaaaattaccaATTGGAGGAGATGGGGCTTCGCCATAGATGGCTTTGAGGCTAGCGAGAGGGACAAGAGGAGAGTCAGAGTCGGCTTCAGCAAAGAGCTGCTGCTTCCAATCCCAGATGGCCTTTTTCATAGCCTTGTTGGTTTTGGTCAAGGAATCCTTCTCCGCTTCCAGGGCTTCTATATCCTTTTGCTGGTTGAGAGATCGAATGCCTAGCACCGCAAATGAGGTCACCAAGCACGCGTCGATCACTACGTTGCTGTTCGCTGCCCTGGCTGCTAGCGCCACCAGCTTGTTCGCCaactccattttctttttagtcGGTTGGGTTCTGTGGTTTCAGGGTTTTTAGTGTGAAAATGGAATTCGCATGTTGTTGGGCTGGGCACATCCATGGGCTGGATTTGCTAGAAGAAACAGAATATTAacttatgtttttttttaaaaaaaaattatgcaatGAATTAATTACTATACTCTGTGAaagtagttaatttaatttcatataataatttataaaaatcgaatttctttccttttcaaaatttacaatattagTCCAATgctaataatatttaaattctttCATGATGTAAGCTTAACATTCTCTTGTTAGTGTTGAATTTGATAGTATAGTAACGATGATGTGACATTTTGTAAatgatataataataattagatttGACAATTTATATTTGTGTTTTAACCTTGTCgtgtaaatataaaatattaacacagcataacaaaattaattaagcgTATTTGAATTCTAAACATGAACACATACATTTATTAAACGtgtaatataataaaataacacaattaaataaataaataaagtgaATTTAACCCATTTATGACACAAAATAGGATTACCTTAATTCTAAACCTGCTTAATTCTTCTATGTCGTGTTACTGTATTGTGTGCAAAAAAATTGCCAAATCTAAGGATAGTACTAACATGATGCTAATGTGACCTTGACCGGGCAATGGTGTGACATTTTTAgcaatttgaaaaaattataaaaataattgctttattaacaaaagaaacaacaatAAAAAGAGTCCGAAAGTTGGGTCCAAGTAATGTCATCTTCTTATTGGgaagaagaacaaataaaaaaaaaaagagtgtcATCTTCTTTACTTGTTGCAGCCCAAACTCCCTTCTTACCCTCTCTCGAAAGCAAAGTCCAAGAAAATctctttatttgatttttggcCCAAATCCTAAGCCTCAAAGTGGacatttttactcttttggtTCCCTTCtttttgaattctcttccaactTTGAATCTACATTCTCCTTCCATCCAAATTTCTCTTCATTGCCTAAACccttaaagaataaaaattcttggtttcaaaatttaagtTCATATCTTTCGATTTCTCTATATTTGTTTGGTTGATTTCTTTTAACTGTTAAACCCCaattagtttaaaaaaatttcggACCCTCTTTTCATCTACTTACGTCTCATTTCCTAAGGAAACAAAATCCCACTTGAGCATGGAATTCTTACACATTTCTTGTCTAGTTAATTCTCATTTCCTTGCTTCTTTTGTTAAtaaagcaatttttttttattttttaaatgaccaaaaataccacatcatcatcacatcAACACCAGTTAATAATGTCATGTCATTATATGAAAAAATGCTATATCATCAAATTCAACTCcacatcaataaaaaaaaaatatcaaatcagcTTCAGTCAAAACTCCACGTCAAAGTACAT from the Theobroma cacao cultivar B97-61/B2 chromosome 8, Criollo_cocoa_genome_V2, whole genome shotgun sequence genome contains:
- the LOC18592325 gene encoding F-box protein CPR30 → METNRNNRNIIFKDVESGKLLSVDFDSIDFQNLKAINNPLKHLSGCGADDDYGDIQVFGSCNGLLCLINKRYRIIELWNISTGDYKVLPDELLKVTGASGEIWYFYGFGYDSINDDYKIVRVAQEIDSRNHTLISEVKVYSLKALQGCLCIITTCFNDEVNIWMMKDYGVKESWTILYSF
- the LOC18592327 gene encoding uncharacterized protein LOC18592327, which translates into the protein MELANKLVALAARAANSNVVIDACLVTSFAVLGIRSLNQQKDIEALEAEKDSLTKTNKAMKKAIWDWKQQLFAEADSDSPLVPLASLKAIYGEAPSPPIGDATKEDAKSPASKFVV